GGCTGCAACTCGCGAATCATTCCTACGAGCTCCGGAGCTTTCCACGTCGAAGCCGGATAGTCCCATTCTCCGTCGAACCAAATGCAATCGAGGGGTCCGTAGTTCGTGCACAGTTCGCGCACCTGCGGGAACAAGAAGTTGTCCACGAACTTCGGGAGATCCGCATAGTAGCCGGGTTCGTGCCAGTCGAGGATCGAATAGTAGAGACCGGCCTTAAGACCCGCCGCATGCGCCGCTTCGAGAAACGCGCGCACATAGTCCGTCTTGGGCGTCATGTCCACGGAATCGTAAGTAGAAAGCTTCGTGTCGAACAGCGCATATCCATCGTGGTGTTTCGACGTCAACACGACATACTTCGCTCCGGCCGCCTTGGCGGTCTCCATCCATTTCGCGGCATCAAACGATTTCCCGTTGAACTGACTCGCGTAAACCTGAAAATCCTTCTCAATGGAAGGGTTCGACTTGATCTCAAAATAGTCGAACTTCGCATTCGGATCGGCTCCGTGATTTGAGAAGGGACCCCAATGAATGAACATGCCGAACTTCGCGTTGCGGAACCACTCCTGGCGCGCAACTTTTGCCTGCGCGGCGACTCGCGCACGGTATCCCGGCATGTCGCCCGCGTCGCGAAGGCCTTCGCTGGGATACCATGCCTTCAGGAAATCGGCCAGCGGTCCTGGATATTCCACGCGCTTGATGTTCATCCACGTGAGTTGATCGCCAACCGCGTAATAGAGGTAGGTCTTCCCCTTGAACTCAACCAGATCCGGGTCCGACGCGTTGACGCCATCGTCGATCTTTCTGGGCGAGAGCACAGGATTAAGCGGACTCCGATACCAAGTCTTTAGATCGGCCGACCGCGTGATGTACGTCTCGAAAAACCAGCGCGGCGAACGGTGTTCCAGATAGAGCACATAGTAGAAGCCGTCGGAATAGCGAATCGTCGGACATGCCGTATACCTATCCGTGCCGAATGTCGAGTCCGGGAGCTTTGTCCAGGTCTCCAGGTCTTTCGATTGCGCAAACTTGATTGTAAACGCCGGGTACGCCGGGTCGTTGCTCTCGTACGCGAGCACGTATCCCTCGGGCCCTTGGCACACCGAACTGTTGAACAGGTGCTCATTCGGCTCCTGTGTGATGATGACTTTCTCGGTCCAATTCTTCAGGTCATTCGACTTAAACAACGTCACGTCGTTCCAGTTGTTATCCGCAAAACGCGACGCCGTCACAACGATCGCGTCGCCGAATACTTCCGCGCTCGCCAGACCGTAGCCGGTGGCAAAGCGAGCTAGCTCAGCGCCCGATTCTACGTCGTTAATGGTGAGATAATAGTCTTCCCTTGTGCCGCCGCTAGCGGGCCGATGGCAAATGAGGAGATGGAGTCTGTCCTTCCAAACGATCGGAGATACCTCGCACATGTCTCCGACAACTAACGTCTCGTTCTCCATCGTGGGACGTGGATCGGGCACAGTCGGCATCGAGATTTCGTCGAAAACCTCCACCGGCCAACTGCTCAGCTTGTTCATGCCCTTCGGCACTTCCTGAGTCCATTGGACGTACGCATTTACCGATCCTTTTGCAGTAAAACCGATGTCTTTCGCCGAATCCTTGTCAACCTTCACGCCAAAAATCTTGTACCCCATCAAAGTGCAATCCTGGAAGTCCACGTGCAGGTATTTGCCGTTCTGCACGCTCTGGATCACGCCGTCCGTAGGAGTCCCCGCTGGTTGCGAGAAATTCAGCGTAATGAATCGGCTGCGGTTGGCCTGGATTCGCATGAACGTGTGAAAACCGTAGTTTCCGCCTTTCATCGCGCACTGCGGGCTGACCATCGTGCAGTCTTCCACGATAACGTCCGGGCGCTCCGGCATAGCCTGATTCTCGATACGGATGTAAAGCCCTGCCGTGTCGCCCCATTCGTCCAACGACCACAACTTGCAGCGCCGAAACGTGATCGGTTCGTCGTAACGCGAGAGGCAACTCGCCACGCCGCCGCCAAACGCGCGGCCAATGCTCACGCAGTCTTCCACCACGACCGTAAACGGTTCAATGCGGTTTGTGCAGTCCCAGAAGAGTCCGGCATCGGCGCCGGTCGCGTAGAAATTGCGGAGTATCCAGCGGTCCCAAATGATGGACGAGAAAGTCGGGTCCTTGTGCTCCGCGCTCCAGCCTTGTGCCGTCGCCCGAATCGTGCTCCACCAGTCGTAGCTCTTGAACCCCTTGGATGGATCGCCCGAATCGATGACCACGCGCCCTTGCGTCCCCGATCCGTACTTGCCATCGGTATCGCCAATCAGCAAGTTGTACGAACCTTGTGCTCCGGGGTGTGGCACGGAAAGGTTGGCCTCCATATACGTGTCGGGCCGCACAATAATGCGATGGCCGCCCTTCGCGTCAGGCACACGATCGAGCGCGGCCTGGATCGTCGAGAATGCCGTCGCCCACGACAGGCCGTCGCTGTTGTCCCCCAGCTTAGAGACGTACAACGTTGTTCCCTTGTTGCCCGAATAATCCGGGGCATCCGGGTCCCACGTGGCCGCGTACGCGCAATAAAACGTCCCCAATGCCACGCACACACACGCCATCCAGACTTGACGCACACTCGACTTCATTTCATGCCTCCCCAAACCCAAGGTGTCCACTCTGTATTCTATTTCTCAGGATAGATGTACTTTCCTTCGCGCGCATTGAAAACGATCTTCGGCACATTCTCCGGAAAGTAGCTCTCTAAGCACTGCTTCATCGGTCCCGCATACATGGCCACGCGAATTGTGCCCCACGTTTGCTGGTCGCCCGTCGCGTAGAATATATACGTGTTACCTTCGTATTCGAAAATATCTGCGTCGGTATTGTTGATACCTTCGCCGGGCACGGGGTCCAGCATCGGATACTTTGTGGGCGACAGTTCCCAAGTTTCCAGATCCTTGGAGCGTGCAACATACGTCACGTACATGGTCTCGGGCAGCCGGTACTCATACCACTTTCCGGGTCCCTGCCAGCGCCACGCGCCGTAGATGCAGTAGTAGTAGGGAGCAAAGTAGCGGAGAGTCGGATTCGCACACGCGCTCTGCTCTGCCGTGTCGGAGAATTGGATGCCCTCAATTTCTTCCCATTTCGACAAATCCTTCGACCGCGCAAAACGAAACGACCACTGCACCGGTGCATTGGACTCAAATGCCATCACGTAACCCTGGTCGTCTTTGCACACGTTGGCATTGAACAAATGCTCCCCGGGTTTCCGGGCAATCGCCAACTCTTTCTTCCATTCCTTCAGGTCCGTGCTCCAGAAACGGTAGATGTCGTGCGTCCAGTCGTCGTCGGTATTCTCGGTCGCGAACACATTCAGCTCTTCACCGTTAACATACGCGCTCACAAACGAAAAGGTGTCGCCGAACTTCGCGATTTCTTCTCCCGTAACCATGTCCTGGATAAACAGGTAGAAGCCGGCGGCCTTGGTATTGCCCCGCACGTTCTGCACCAGCATGGGCTTGTCTTTGTAGACAATGGGCGTGTTCTCCATTCGCGGCCCCGGAAACGCGAATGGTACCTTGACCAGCGGTGGATTCGGCACTGCGTGCGGATTTGCGACTTCGGCTTCACCTGCCCATGCCGACACTGCAATCCCAGTCGTGAAAAGCGCCAGAATACAGCGCCCTATTCCCGTCGTCATAACATTCGTCATTGTCCAACTCCTCTGCATGCTCACTTCTGCGGATAGATGTACTTTCCTTCACGCGCATTGAAGACAATCATGGGCACATTACTCGGAAAATAGCTCTCCAGCATCTGCTTCATCGAGCCCTGGTACATCGCCACTCGGATTGTCCCCCAGGTTTGCTGATCGCCTGTCGCGTAGAAGATATACGTGTTTCCTTCGTACTCGAAGAGGTCGGCATCGGTGTTGTTGATGCCTTCGCCGGGCACCGGGTCCAACATCGGATACTTCGTCGGCGACAACTCCCATGTAGCGAGGTCCTTCGAGCGCGCCACGTAGGTTACATACTTGGTTTCAGGCAGGCGATATTCGTACCACGTACCCGGTCCTTGCCAATTGAATGCCCCGTAGATGCAGTAGTAATAGGGCGCAAAGTAGCGAATCGCCGGGCACGCACATGCGCTCTGCTCCGTTGTGTCGCCAAAACCGACTCCCTCAACTTCTTCCCACTTCGACAGGTCTTTCGAGCGGGCAAATCGAAACGACCATTGCACCGGCAAATTGGATTCAAACGCCATCACGTATCCCTGGTCGTCTTTGCACACGCTCGTGTTAAAGAGATGAGCCCCAGGTTTGCGTGCTATCGCCAATTCCTTCTTCCACTCCTTCAAGTCGGTGGTCCAGAATCGGTAGATGTCGTGCGTCCAATCGTCGTCCGTGTACTCCGTTGCGAACACGTTCAACTCGTCGCCGTTCACAAACGCGCTCACAAACGAAAACGTGTCCCCGAACTTCGCAATCTCCTCGCCTGTGACCATGTCTTGAACGAACAGATAGTAA
The Candidatus Hydrogenedentota bacterium DNA segment above includes these coding regions:
- a CDS encoding alpha-L-fucosidase; this encodes MKSSVRQVWMACVCVALGTFYCAYAATWDPDAPDYSGNKGTTLYVSKLGDNSDGLSWATAFSTIQAALDRVPDAKGGHRIIVRPDTYMEANLSVPHPGAQGSYNLLIGDTDGKYGSGTQGRVVIDSGDPSKGFKSYDWWSTIRATAQGWSAEHKDPTFSSIIWDRWILRNFYATGADAGLFWDCTNRIEPFTVVVEDCVSIGRAFGGGVASCLSRYDEPITFRRCKLWSLDEWGDTAGLYIRIENQAMPERPDVIVEDCTMVSPQCAMKGGNYGFHTFMRIQANRSRFITLNFSQPAGTPTDGVIQSVQNGKYLHVDFQDCTLMGYKIFGVKVDKDSAKDIGFTAKGSVNAYVQWTQEVPKGMNKLSSWPVEVFDEISMPTVPDPRPTMENETLVVGDMCEVSPIVWKDRLHLLICHRPASGGTREDYYLTINDVESGAELARFATGYGLASAEVFGDAIVVTASRFADNNWNDVTLFKSNDLKNWTEKVIITQEPNEHLFNSSVCQGPEGYVLAYESNDPAYPAFTIKFAQSKDLETWTKLPDSTFGTDRYTACPTIRYSDGFYYVLYLEHRSPRWFFETYITRSADLKTWYRSPLNPVLSPRKIDDGVNASDPDLVEFKGKTYLYYAVGDQLTWMNIKRVEYPGPLADFLKAWYPSEGLRDAGDMPGYRARVAAQAKVARQEWFRNAKFGMFIHWGPFSNHGADPNAKFDYFEIKSNPSIEKDFQVYASQFNGKSFDAAKWMETAKAAGAKYVVLTSKHHDGYALFDTKLSTYDSVDMTPKTDYVRAFLEAAHAAGLKAGLYYSILDWHEPGYYADLPKFVDNFLFPQVRELCTNYGPLDCIWFDGEWDYPASTWKAPELVGMIRELQPTALVNDRIGLNERGVTKLSDFYTREQPSEMNVAMGFEREKPYPWEACMTIGDYWQYSLKDKNYKSVKELVGILVDVVSRGGNLLLNVGPNPDGVIPDVLVERMKGIGEWMAVNGEGIYDTTGSPFASLPVGKCTVKGNRLYLFVDRLPEAPIALPG
- a CDS encoding family 43 glycosylhydrolase, with the protein product MTNVMTTGIGRCILALFTTGIAVSAWAGEAEVANPHAVPNPPLVKVPFAFPGPRMENTPIVYKDKPMLVQNVRGNTKAAGFYLFIQDMVTGEEIAKFGDTFSFVSAYVNGEELNVFATENTDDDWTHDIYRFWSTDLKEWKKELAIARKPGEHLFNANVCKDDQGYVMAFESNAPVQWSFRFARSKDLSKWEEIEGIQFSDTAEQSACANPTLRYFAPYYYCIYGAWRWQGPGKWYEYRLPETMYVTYVARSKDLETWELSPTKYPMLDPVPGEGINNTDADIFEYEGNTYIFYATGDQQTWGTIRVAMYAGPMKQCLESYFPENVPKIVFNAREGKYIYPEK